A region from the Muribaculum gordoncarteri genome encodes:
- a CDS encoding EcoRI family type II restriction endonuclease — translation MAKKNQSKRLTQQHKTTHGVVGIFGEGAKLHDMTVGQVSHMVLTQLKTDFPTLSFRYRNSIRKEEINLALQKVDKELGQTLFVPNSSIIPDGGIIEVKDDYDEWRVILVSEAKHQGKDIENILAGKLVGKNNDQDLMAAGNAIERSHKNISEIANFMLGESHFPYVLFLEGSNFLTETIRITRPDGRMVVLEYNSGMLNRLDRLTAANYGLPINTNLCKNRFVHHKDRTIMIQAASIYTQGDGGHWATEQMFYIMLEIARTSIQVLYSDLFCQVQNK, via the coding sequence ATGGCAAAAAAGAACCAATCTAAAAGATTAACCCAACAACATAAAACCACTCACGGTGTAGTGGGTATATTTGGTGAAGGAGCAAAATTGCACGACATGACAGTTGGGCAGGTATCACATATGGTTCTAACTCAACTTAAAACTGATTTTCCTACATTATCGTTTAGATATAGAAATAGTATTCGCAAGGAAGAAATTAATTTGGCACTACAAAAAGTTGACAAAGAATTGGGTCAAACATTATTTGTTCCAAATTCCAGTATTATTCCAGATGGCGGTATAATAGAAGTCAAAGATGATTATGACGAATGGCGCGTAATCTTGGTATCAGAAGCTAAACATCAAGGGAAAGATATAGAAAATATATTGGCAGGTAAATTAGTTGGCAAGAATAATGACCAAGATTTAATGGCGGCCGGAAATGCTATTGAGAGATCTCACAAAAACATCTCAGAGATAGCAAATTTTATGTTAGGTGAATCACACTTTCCCTATGTCCTTTTTCTGGAGGGCTCCAACTTTTTGACGGAAACAATTAGAATTACCCGTCCTGACGGGCGTATGGTTGTTCTTGAGTATAATTCTGGAATGCTTAATAGATTAGACCGACTAACTGCTGCAAATTATGGATTGCCTATAAATACAAATCTATGTAAAAATAGGTTTGTTCACCATAAAGATAGAACAATAATGATCCAAGCTGCATCCATTTACACCCAAGGTGACGGAGGGCATTGGGCAACTGAGCAGATGTTCTATATCATGTTAGAAATTGCAAGAACATCTATCCAAGTTCTTTACAGCGATTTATTTTGTCAGGTTCAAAACAAATAA
- a CDS encoding MgtC/SapB family protein codes for MSTLINLFTTIYDSINSIEVNVVSSIFKLCLSLMLGCCVGFERKRKGQIAGVRTFALISMGATLAMLLSIYVPQEYMGLKNGDPGRIAAQVVTGIGFLGAGAIIQMKGSVRGLTTAAGIWMIAAIGMAVGVGMYTIAIIATGLILVVLVVVERWEHRISAGVESRIIRIKLSVIAEDIDGYREVLNRHHVHLSNVYVEYDYMEPVTRLNLVVLMKESTNYMMLFKDLRQVKPTIAISLANQVSI; via the coding sequence ATGTCGACACTTATCAACCTGTTCACAACCATATACGACTCCATCAACTCAATCGAGGTCAATGTCGTGTCGTCGATTTTCAAGCTGTGTCTTAGCCTTATGCTCGGATGCTGCGTGGGCTTTGAGCGCAAACGCAAAGGCCAGATAGCGGGAGTGCGCACATTCGCGCTTATATCGATGGGCGCCACATTGGCAATGCTACTGTCGATCTACGTTCCGCAGGAGTACATGGGGCTGAAAAACGGCGACCCGGGCCGAATCGCTGCTCAGGTGGTGACAGGTATAGGTTTTCTCGGAGCCGGAGCCATCATACAGATGAAGGGCTCGGTGCGCGGACTCACCACGGCGGCCGGAATATGGATGATTGCAGCCATAGGAATGGCCGTAGGCGTGGGCATGTACACGATAGCCATCATCGCTACCGGACTCATACTCGTAGTGCTGGTCGTGGTTGAGCGTTGGGAACACCGCATAAGTGCAGGCGTGGAGTCACGCATCATACGCATCAAACTGTCGGTCATAGCCGAGGACATCGACGGCTATCGCGAAGTGCTGAATCGTCACCATGTACACCTGAGCAACGTATACGTGGAGTATGACTACATGGAGCCGGTAACCCGACTGAATCTTGTAGTGCTCATGAAAGAAAGCACCAACTACATGATGCTATTCAAGGATTTGCGTCAGGTAAAGCCGACGATAGCAATATCGTTGGCCAACCAAGTGAGCATATAA
- a CDS encoding HipA N-terminal domain-containing protein — MRMANVYINNVLAGVIVENNRNDYIFRYDNTYYQNRSNPPVSLTLPLTRQEHRSTHLFPFFSNMLSEGSNRRIQSRFLKIDENDNFGLLLATAQYDTPGAITIKPIK, encoded by the coding sequence ATGAGAATGGCAAACGTATATATAAACAATGTATTGGCCGGAGTAATCGTTGAAAATAATCGCAATGATTACATATTCCGGTATGATAACACATACTATCAAAACCGTTCAAATCCACCGGTAAGCCTGACGCTTCCGCTTACTCGGCAAGAGCATCGTTCCACTCACCTGTTTCCGTTCTTCTCCAACATGTTATCGGAAGGAAGCAATCGTCGCATTCAGTCCCGATTCCTTAAAATTGACGAAAACGATAATTTCGGACTATTGTTGGCAACTGCACAATACGACACTCCGGGAGCCATTACCATAAAGCCCATTAAATGA
- a CDS encoding helix-turn-helix domain-containing protein translates to MESIGERIKQRRKMLNITQEQLADIAEVGINTLTKIERDEGNPTLKVLLKVLDTLGLEIKITIKTMNQ, encoded by the coding sequence ATGGAATCCATAGGAGAACGAATAAAACAACGCCGCAAAATGCTCAACATAACCCAAGAGCAGCTTGCCGACATTGCGGAAGTAGGCATAAACACCTTGACGAAAATAGAACGTGACGAGGGAAATCCGACCTTGAAAGTCCTGCTAAAAGTACTTGACACCCTCGGCCTTGAAATAAAAATAACCATTAAAACTATGAATCAATAA
- a CDS encoding DUF4494 domain-containing protein yields MAQWFECKVRYDKLMENGMQKKVNEPYMVDALSFTEAEARIIEEVTPFISGDFSVSAVKRTNISEIFWDDSADKWYHVKVNFITIDEKSAVEKKTTSHILVAASDFKGALDNFMEGMKGTMADFEIASIAETTIMDVYKAKLSSTSPAEA; encoded by the coding sequence ATGGCACAATGGTTTGAATGTAAAGTGCGCTACGATAAATTGATGGAAAACGGTATGCAAAAGAAGGTCAACGAGCCTTACATGGTTGACGCTCTCAGCTTTACCGAAGCCGAAGCACGCATAATCGAGGAAGTAACCCCGTTCATTTCAGGCGACTTTTCAGTATCGGCTGTAAAGCGCACCAACATATCGGAAATATTCTGGGACGACTCAGCCGACAAGTGGTATCACGTAAAAGTAAACTTCATCACCATCGATGAAAAAAGTGCGGTAGAAAAGAAAACCACATCCCACATACTCGTGGCCGCATCCGACTTCAAAGGCGCACTCGACAACTTCATGGAAGGCATGAAAGGCACAATGGCCGACTTCGAGATAGCATCCATCGCCGAAACCACTATAATGGATGTTTACAAGGCCAAGCTGTCATCGACCTCACCTGCTGAAGCATAA
- the tsf gene encoding translation elongation factor Ts → MAVTMADITKLRALTSAGLMDCKKALAETDGDIQAAVEILRKKGQAVAAKREDRQAAEGCVLSKSTGKFAAIIALNCETDFVAQNAGFVALTQKILDAAVAAEAKTIEEVKALQLDGQTIEALVVEESGKTGEKTEISAYESIAAPSTSSYNHFNNKLAAIVGFNLEGVDEKVGRDVAMQVASMNPVAVDRDSVPQSVKDSELSVAIDKTKAEQVKKAVEAALKKAGFNLYIAENEEHLNEGIMKGNITEAQAEDIRQLKAKVAEEKAANLPEQMVNNIAQGRLNKFFKESCLMEQDFIQDGELTVGKYLEKIQKGLVAVDFKRVNLNQD, encoded by the coding sequence ATGGCAGTAACAATGGCCGATATTACCAAGCTCCGCGCTCTCACCAGCGCAGGCTTGATGGACTGCAAGAAAGCCCTTGCAGAAACCGACGGCGACATCCAGGCAGCCGTAGAAATCCTCCGCAAGAAAGGACAGGCGGTAGCAGCAAAGCGCGAAGACCGTCAGGCAGCCGAAGGTTGCGTGCTTTCAAAGAGCACCGGCAAGTTTGCCGCTATCATAGCTCTTAACTGCGAAACCGATTTCGTGGCACAGAACGCAGGATTCGTAGCCCTCACCCAGAAGATTCTCGATGCAGCTGTAGCTGCCGAGGCCAAAACAATTGAAGAAGTTAAGGCTCTTCAGCTCGACGGCCAGACAATCGAGGCTCTTGTAGTAGAGGAAAGCGGAAAGACCGGCGAAAAGACCGAAATCAGCGCTTACGAGAGCATCGCCGCTCCTTCAACCTCATCCTACAACCACTTCAACAACAAGCTTGCAGCCATCGTAGGCTTCAACCTTGAAGGCGTTGACGAGAAGGTTGGCCGCGATGTTGCAATGCAGGTTGCTTCAATGAACCCCGTTGCAGTTGACCGCGACAGCGTTCCCCAGTCGGTAAAGGATTCAGAGCTCAGCGTAGCAATCGACAAGACAAAGGCCGAGCAAGTAAAGAAGGCCGTAGAGGCAGCCCTCAAGAAGGCAGGCTTCAACCTCTATATCGCCGAGAACGAAGAGCACCTCAACGAAGGCATCATGAAGGGTAACATCACCGAGGCTCAAGCCGAGGATATTCGCCAGCTCAAGGCTAAGGTAGCCGAAGAGAAGGCAGCCAACCTTCCCGAGCAGATGGTCAACAACATCGCTCAGGGCCGTCTTAACAAGTTCTTCAAGGAATCTTGCCTCATGGAGCAGGATTTCATCCAGGATGGCGAGTTGACCGTAGGAAAGTATCTTGAAAAGATACAGAAAGGCCTCGTGGCAGTTGACTTCAAGCGCGTCAACCTCAACCAGGACTAA
- a CDS encoding helix-turn-helix domain-containing protein, whose product MKLATLPTANKMLDEKYGELGSLSREQFNEESIAWFYGNMIRERRKELKMTQKQIADKIDREQSYIARVEQGKTDIQLSSFFRIAAVLGIQFIPTFVSVLK is encoded by the coding sequence ATGAAATTAGCCACGCTCCCTACTGCAAATAAGATGCTCGATGAAAAATACGGCGAATTGGGTTCTCTTTCGCGAGAACAGTTCAACGAGGAATCTATCGCGTGGTTCTATGGCAATATGATTCGTGAACGCCGTAAAGAATTGAAAATGACCCAGAAGCAGATAGCTGACAAAATTGACCGTGAGCAAAGTTATATCGCACGAGTAGAACAAGGCAAAACCGACATACAATTATCGAGTTTCTTTCGCATAGCTGCCGTGCTTGGTATCCAATTTATCCCAACGTTTGTTTCGGTTTTAAAATAA
- a CDS encoding cation:proton antiporter, whose product MIFNLISALVSTATDATAENPEIMSDIQLETLISDLAFILILGAVVTVLFKWLKQPVVLGYIVAGFLASPHFEYLPSVTTESNIEFWAQLGIVVLLFSLGLEFSFKKLLNTGGSAVVTALIIVIGMMAAGFGIGHVLNFSNMNSLFLGGMLSMSSTTIIIKAFTDLNLRQKKFASLVFAVLIVEDLFAVLMMVILSSIAVNNSVEGGEMLFSVSKLVFFLVIWFLVGVYLLPTLLNAIRRYLNNETLLVVSLGLCFGMAVFSVYCGFSLALGAFVMGSIIAGISYAERIEQVITPVKDLFGAVFFISVGMMVDLHVIEEYISPILILSCVVIVGMIVFGTFGMLITGQPLRIAMESGFSLTQIGEFAFIIASLGMSLGVLNPIIYPIVVAVSVITTFTTPYFIRMADPAYNFVEKHLPRKLHFLINRYTTNATSECETRVLWKTVLKRYLWRILLYSSVIIAIILITLRYLLPWLETIIPSWSRLIADVVALSCMSHFLLALAMPASRKTERERLIAANARFDVPLIVMSLFRMLLSLGFIIYTLSAIHSMRVGWIVGFLIFMLMLIALSGRLRKHMRRIESTFFNNLNERELRRSGRNNNLVSDMHLAYIEVGYGCPFVGDRLIDSNLRQRYGVNVASIQRGSSFIAVPNGTMRIFPGDILGIIGTDEQIQALLPIIEQGNETGGENENRADDIKLTNILLSETSPLIGKTSATSQIRDKYKALLVAIQHSDGTYDHPTGNNLFNPGDILWLVGDPKQLESLK is encoded by the coding sequence ATGATATTCAACCTCATTTCGGCACTTGTATCGACGGCAACTGATGCAACGGCCGAAAATCCTGAAATAATGTCGGACATACAACTGGAAACACTCATATCCGACCTTGCATTCATCCTCATACTCGGCGCCGTAGTGACCGTGCTGTTCAAATGGCTGAAACAGCCTGTCGTGCTCGGCTACATTGTCGCAGGATTTCTCGCCAGCCCACACTTTGAATATCTCCCGTCGGTGACCACCGAAAGCAACATCGAGTTCTGGGCCCAGCTTGGAATCGTGGTGCTGCTCTTTTCGCTCGGACTCGAATTCAGTTTCAAGAAGCTGCTCAACACCGGCGGCTCGGCCGTAGTGACGGCGTTGATAATAGTGATAGGCATGATGGCGGCCGGATTCGGAATAGGTCACGTGCTTAACTTCTCCAACATGAACAGCCTGTTTCTGGGAGGAATGCTATCCATGTCATCGACAACGATCATCATAAAGGCATTCACCGACCTGAATCTGCGGCAGAAAAAGTTTGCGTCACTTGTGTTTGCCGTCCTCATTGTCGAGGACCTCTTTGCCGTCCTCATGATGGTGATTCTGTCGTCGATCGCGGTAAACAACAGTGTCGAAGGCGGAGAGATGCTGTTCAGTGTCAGCAAACTGGTGTTCTTCCTCGTAATCTGGTTTTTGGTCGGAGTCTACCTGCTTCCTACTTTGCTCAACGCCATACGCCGTTACCTCAACAACGAAACGCTCCTCGTGGTGTCGCTGGGATTGTGCTTCGGCATGGCGGTGTTCTCGGTATATTGCGGATTCTCACTCGCACTCGGAGCATTTGTCATGGGTTCGATAATAGCCGGAATAAGCTATGCCGAGCGTATCGAGCAGGTGATAACGCCGGTCAAGGACCTGTTTGGTGCCGTATTCTTCATCTCGGTGGGCATGATGGTCGACCTGCATGTAATCGAAGAGTACATCTCACCCATACTCATACTGTCGTGTGTCGTAATCGTAGGCATGATTGTTTTCGGCACATTCGGAATGCTTATCACGGGACAACCGTTGCGCATAGCCATGGAGTCGGGCTTCTCACTAACCCAAATCGGTGAATTCGCATTCATCATCGCATCGCTCGGCATGTCACTCGGCGTCTTGAATCCGATAATCTATCCTATCGTGGTGGCCGTGTCGGTGATAACCACCTTCACCACCCCCTACTTCATACGTATGGCCGACCCGGCCTACAACTTCGTAGAGAAGCATCTGCCGCGAAAACTGCATTTCCTTATCAACCGCTACACCACCAACGCGACATCGGAATGTGAAACACGAGTGCTCTGGAAAACGGTGCTGAAACGCTACTTATGGCGCATACTGCTGTACTCAAGCGTCATCATCGCAATAATATTGATCACGCTCAGGTATCTGCTTCCATGGCTTGAAACCATCATTCCGTCATGGAGCCGACTTATAGCCGATGTGGTGGCCCTTTCATGCATGTCGCACTTCCTGCTCGCCTTAGCCATGCCGGCGTCACGCAAGACCGAGCGTGAACGACTCATAGCCGCCAATGCGCGATTTGATGTCCCGCTCATCGTCATGTCGTTGTTCCGCATGTTGCTGTCGCTCGGCTTCATCATCTACACACTGAGTGCAATTCACTCAATGCGAGTAGGTTGGATAGTGGGATTCCTGATATTCATGTTGATGCTCATAGCCCTGTCGGGACGACTGCGCAAGCACATGCGTCGCATTGAATCGACATTCTTCAACAATCTGAACGAGCGTGAGCTGCGCCGCAGCGGACGCAACAACAACCTTGTAAGCGACATGCACCTCGCCTACATCGAGGTGGGTTACGGATGTCCGTTTGTCGGCGACCGACTTATTGATTCAAATCTTCGACAGCGTTACGGCGTGAACGTGGCCAGCATACAGCGTGGCAGCTCATTCATAGCGGTGCCCAACGGAACAATGCGAATATTCCCCGGCGACATCCTCGGAATTATCGGTACCGATGAACAGATACAGGCTCTGCTCCCGATTATCGAGCAGGGTAACGAAACTGGGGGCGAAAACGAAAACCGTGCCGACGACATAAAGCTGACCAACATCCTGCTGTCGGAAACATCACCGCTTATAGGCAAAACATCGGCCACCTCGCAGATTCGCGACAAATACAAGGCGCTGCTGGTTGCAATACAGCACTCCGACGGTACCTACGACCACCCTACAGGCAACAACCTGTTCAATCCCGGCGACATACTGTGGCTCGTAGGCGACCCCAAGCAATTAGAATCACTGAAATAA
- a CDS encoding GumC domain-containing protein translates to MKNPKYLRWGILALATLLVIIIAAFILTTKSINDKAEEAALANEQLQLTNEQLQLANEYQALNVEFQQYENQSQLLANDSLVTKYAAAKSKVEKLLQELNSEKKKSAQHIKKLQDEIGTLKNILRHYVAQIDSLGKENAGLRAENAEIKQRNQQLRNRVATESKRNEILSERMTLAEKLNVTGVTLNALKKNGKIEKNVTKAKQLEVTFTIPQNNSTPVGEKTIYLRITNPEGALLGAGGTFNFEGASLQCTARKTIEYAGEEIGGLRIYWDVNTTLTPGDYTVELFADNFRLISRRFTLRK, encoded by the coding sequence ATGAAGAATCCCAAATACCTCCGATGGGGTATACTCGCCTTAGCCACGCTATTGGTGATAATTATAGCCGCTTTCATCCTGACGACAAAATCAATCAACGACAAGGCTGAAGAGGCTGCGCTTGCCAATGAGCAGCTCCAGCTGACCAACGAACAGCTCCAGCTCGCCAACGAATACCAGGCTCTCAACGTAGAGTTTCAGCAATATGAAAACCAGTCACAGCTGCTCGCCAACGACTCGCTCGTAACAAAATATGCCGCTGCCAAAAGCAAAGTGGAGAAGCTGCTTCAGGAGCTCAACTCCGAAAAGAAGAAAAGCGCCCAGCACATAAAGAAACTGCAGGACGAAATAGGTACACTTAAGAACATCCTGCGTCACTATGTAGCGCAAATCGACTCGCTCGGAAAGGAAAATGCCGGACTGCGTGCCGAGAATGCCGAAATAAAGCAGCGCAACCAGCAGCTGAGAAATCGCGTGGCAACCGAATCGAAGCGCAATGAGATTCTGTCGGAGCGCATGACTCTCGCCGAAAAGCTGAATGTAACCGGCGTCACGCTAAATGCGCTTAAGAAGAACGGAAAGATTGAAAAGAACGTTACCAAGGCCAAGCAGCTTGAAGTGACATTCACCATACCGCAGAACAACTCAACACCCGTAGGCGAAAAGACAATCTACCTGCGCATAACAAATCCCGAAGGTGCCCTGCTCGGTGCAGGCGGCACATTCAACTTTGAAGGCGCATCGCTGCAATGCACTGCACGCAAGACCATCGAATATGCCGGTGAAGAGATTGGCGGATTACGCATCTACTGGGATGTAAACACCACCCTCACCCCCGGCGACTACACCGTCGAACTATTCGCTGACAATTTCCGACTTATATCACGCCGCTTCACTTTGCGCAAATAG
- the guaA gene encoding glutamine-hydrolyzing GMP synthase: protein MQEKIIILDFGSQTTQLIGRRVRELNTYCEIVPYNKFPHDDPSVIGVILSGSPFSVYDEKAFKVDLSNIRGKYPILGICYGAQFMSYTNGGKVEPAGTREYGRAHLEKFDHENPLLHGLRDNSQVWMSHGDTITAIPDNFKIIASTDKVAVAAYQAEGEKLWGVQFHPEVYHTEDGTQLLKNFVVDICGSRQDWSAASFIESTVAELKKQLGDDKVVLGLSGGVDSSVAAVLLNKAIGKNLTCIFVDHGMLRKNEFKNVLHDYECLGLNVIGVDASKKFFSELAGVTEPERKRKIIGKGFIDVFDEEAHKIKDVKWLAQGTIYPDCIESLSITGTTIKSHHNVGGLPEKMNLKLCEPLRLLFKDEVRAVGRELGMPEHLIKRHPFPGPGLAVRILGDITPEKVRILQDADDIFIQGLRDWDLYDKVWQAGVILLPVQSVGVMGDERTYERAVALRAVTSTDAMTADWAHLPYDFMAKVSNDIINKVKGVNRVCYDISSKPPATIEWE, encoded by the coding sequence ATGCAAGAGAAAATCATCATTCTTGACTTCGGCAGTCAGACGACACAGCTAATAGGCCGTCGAGTGCGCGAACTCAACACCTATTGCGAAATTGTGCCCTACAACAAGTTTCCGCATGACGATCCGTCGGTAATAGGCGTCATTCTTTCGGGTAGCCCGTTCTCCGTTTATGACGAAAAAGCCTTCAAGGTCGACCTGAGCAACATCCGCGGCAAATATCCCATTTTGGGCATCTGCTACGGCGCTCAATTCATGTCCTACACCAACGGCGGAAAGGTAGAGCCGGCAGGCACTCGTGAATATGGCCGCGCCCACCTTGAAAAGTTTGATCACGAGAATCCCCTGCTCCACGGGCTACGTGACAACTCACAGGTGTGGATGAGTCATGGCGACACGATTACCGCCATCCCCGACAATTTCAAAATCATAGCATCGACCGACAAAGTAGCCGTTGCAGCCTATCAGGCTGAAGGCGAGAAGCTATGGGGAGTACAGTTCCACCCCGAAGTATATCACACCGAGGACGGAACCCAGCTGCTCAAGAACTTCGTAGTCGATATATGCGGCAGCCGTCAGGACTGGAGCGCAGCATCATTCATCGAAAGCACTGTGGCCGAACTCAAAAAGCAACTCGGCGACGACAAGGTTGTGCTGGGACTTAGCGGCGGTGTCGACTCATCGGTAGCGGCAGTGTTGCTCAACAAGGCCATCGGCAAAAATCTCACCTGCATATTTGTCGATCACGGAATGTTGCGCAAAAACGAGTTCAAGAATGTGCTTCACGACTATGAATGTCTTGGACTGAATGTCATAGGAGTTGACGCAAGCAAGAAATTCTTCAGCGAACTTGCAGGCGTTACCGAGCCCGAGCGCAAACGCAAAATCATAGGAAAAGGCTTCATCGATGTATTTGACGAAGAGGCCCACAAGATAAAGGATGTAAAGTGGCTTGCCCAGGGAACCATCTATCCCGACTGCATCGAGTCGCTCTCCATAACAGGAACCACAATCAAGAGCCACCACAATGTGGGCGGACTCCCCGAAAAGATGAACCTCAAGCTTTGCGAGCCGCTTCGCCTCCTCTTCAAGGACGAAGTACGCGCCGTAGGACGCGAGCTCGGAATGCCGGAGCATCTCATCAAGCGTCATCCCTTCCCCGGCCCCGGACTTGCAGTGCGCATACTCGGTGACATAACTCCCGAAAAGGTGCGCATACTTCAAGATGCCGACGACATATTCATCCAGGGACTTCGTGACTGGGACCTCTATGACAAAGTATGGCAAGCCGGAGTGATACTGCTTCCCGTGCAGAGCGTAGGCGTAATGGGCGACGAGCGCACCTATGAACGCGCCGTAGCACTTCGCGCAGTCACCTCAACCGATGCCATGACCGCCGACTGGGCCCACCTGCCCTACGACTTCATGGCGAAAGTGAGCAACGACATCATCAACAAAGTGAAAGGCGTAAACCGAGTTTGCTACGACATCTCCTCCAAGCCACCGGCAACAATCGAGTGGGAGTAA
- a CDS encoding adenine-specific methyltransferase EcoRI family protein: protein MARKATNTILHKAKSSKSDEFYTLREDIERELTFYKDSFHGKTVYCNCDNPKESNFFKYFFENFKLIGLKKLIASYFVPNTQDLFNESEPKHGSYISVTLDDLDTNISDLPCKPLKGNGDFRSYECTSLLKQSDIIVTNPPFSLFREHISQIVRYRKQFLVIGNINAITYQEVFNLIQSNRAWLGIHLGRGISGFKVPDHYEMYGTETHISSNGDRIISPNNCLWLTNIDIQSRHDLLPLTKIYRGNEDLYPKYDNYDGINVNRTQDIPMDYEGAIGVPITFLHKYNPSQFEIIQFRKGNDGKDLSINGKCPYFRILIKNKEPIKATYQSSLFA, encoded by the coding sequence ATGGCAAGAAAAGCGACTAATACGATTTTACATAAAGCAAAGAGCTCAAAGAGTGATGAGTTCTACACATTGCGTGAAGATATTGAGCGAGAACTGACATTTTACAAAGATTCCTTTCACGGAAAAACTGTATATTGCAACTGTGATAATCCAAAGGAAAGTAATTTCTTCAAATACTTCTTTGAGAATTTTAAGCTCATCGGTTTAAAAAAGCTTATTGCATCATACTTTGTTCCTAATACCCAAGATTTATTTAACGAATCAGAGCCTAAGCATGGCAGTTATATATCGGTAACTTTAGACGACCTCGACACCAATATATCAGACTTGCCATGCAAACCTCTCAAAGGGAATGGTGATTTCAGAAGTTATGAATGTACTTCATTATTGAAGCAATCTGACATAATCGTAACAAATCCACCATTTTCTCTTTTTAGGGAACATATTTCACAAATTGTTCGATATAGAAAACAATTTCTTGTTATTGGCAACATAAATGCAATTACATATCAAGAGGTATTTAATCTGATACAATCAAACAGAGCATGGTTGGGAATACATCTTGGGAGGGGAATCTCAGGGTTTAAAGTTCCCGATCATTATGAAATGTATGGAACTGAAACACATATATCAAGTAACGGTGATCGAATTATTTCACCAAACAATTGCTTATGGCTCACAAATATTGATATTCAATCCAGACATGATCTTCTACCGCTGACAAAAATATACCGTGGAAATGAGGATTTATACCCTAAATATGATAATTACGATGGCATTAATGTCAACAGAACTCAAGATATACCAATGGACTATGAAGGTGCCATAGGTGTGCCTATAACTTTTCTACACAAATATAATCCATCACAATTTGAGATTATTCAGTTCAGAAAAGGCAATGATGGTAAAGATCTTTCAATCAACGGTAAATGTCCTTACTTTCGTATCCTTATAAAAAACAAGGAGCCTATCAAGGCAACTTATCAAAGTTCTTTGTTTGCTTAA
- a CDS encoding DMT family transporter codes for MWIVLAIVSALCLGVYDVFKKLSLNANNVLIVLFLNTLFSSLLMAPIIVSGLVDGDIGLGGNITGHLYIVVKAFIVLTSWLLGYYGIKHLPLTIAGPINASRPVIVLVGALLIFGERLNLLQWIGIALGLWSLYFISRIGGKEGFSLKHSRWLWMSLGATFMGAVSALYDKYLLKHYEPLEVQAWYSFYQFIIMGITIAIMLRATKNHTKFQWRWTIPCISLFLTIADIAYFYSLSIDGSMISVISMIRRGSVIVSFLYGVMALHEKNVKMKLIDLSVLLVGLVCLVLGSR; via the coding sequence ATGTGGATAGTCCTTGCCATAGTATCGGCGTTGTGCCTCGGCGTCTATGATGTGTTCAAGAAACTGTCGCTCAACGCAAACAATGTACTCATCGTACTTTTCCTGAACACGCTCTTCAGCTCGCTGCTGATGGCGCCCATCATCGTAAGCGGACTCGTTGACGGTGACATAGGGCTCGGCGGCAACATCACGGGTCACCTCTACATCGTGGTCAAGGCATTTATCGTGCTCACCTCCTGGCTGTTGGGCTACTACGGCATCAAGCATCTTCCGCTCACGATAGCCGGCCCCATCAATGCGTCACGACCGGTAATTGTGCTCGTGGGCGCACTCTTAATATTCGGCGAACGGCTCAATCTCCTGCAGTGGATAGGTATCGCGCTCGGTTTATGGTCGCTCTACTTCATCAGCCGCATAGGAGGCAAGGAGGGATTCTCGCTCAAGCACAGCCGCTGGTTGTGGATGAGCCTCGGAGCCACTTTCATGGGAGCGGTGAGCGCACTCTACGACAAATATCTGCTGAAACATTACGAGCCGCTGGAGGTTCAGGCATGGTATTCGTTCTACCAGTTCATAATAATGGGCATAACGATAGCCATAATGCTGCGCGCCACCAAGAATCACACCAAATTCCAGTGGCGGTGGACCATACCGTGCATATCACTCTTCCTCACCATAGCTGACATCGCCTACTTCTACTCACTGTCGATCGACGGCTCAATGATATCGGTGATTTCAATGATACGCCGAGGCAGCGTCATCGTGTCATTCCTCTACGGAGTCATGGCCCTCCACGAAAAGAATGTAAAGATGAAACTGATCGATCTGTCGGTACTTCTTGTGGGACTTGTATGCCTTGTTCTCGGAAGCCGCTGA